In a single window of the candidate division WOR-3 bacterium genome:
- a CDS encoding aspartate carbamoyltransferase catalytic subunit, with product MKRKDLLSLKDLDKKEIETILDLGEKFLEILKRPIPKVPTLRGKTITTLFFEPSTRTRLSFEIAAKRLSADVINFSASTSALLKGESTLDTLKNILAMKVDMFIVRHSSSGAPFFLARNTTASVINAGDGTHEHPTQGLLDIFTMRKHKGDLKGKKVLIIGDILHSRVARSNIFGLLKLGAEVYLAGPKPLVPDEFEILGAKIIKNIDKHLGEMDVIMGLRVQKERGGANYLPSFEDYRRSYGITIERLKLLKEDSIIMHPGPVNWGVEMDYEVLKDKRCVILEQVTNGVAVRMAVLFYLLGHGELEEK from the coding sequence GTGAAGAGAAAAGATCTTTTAAGTCTTAAAGATCTTGATAAAAAAGAGATTGAAACAATTTTAGATTTAGGAGAAAAATTTCTTGAAATTTTAAAAAGACCCATACCCAAGGTTCCAACATTAAGGGGAAAAACAATAACAACTTTATTTTTTGAACCATCCACCAGAACAAGGCTTTCATTTGAAATAGCAGCAAAAAGACTTTCTGCTGATGTAATAAACTTTTCAGCCAGTACTTCTGCGCTCTTAAAAGGTGAATCCACTCTTGATACTTTAAAAAACATTCTTGCTATGAAAGTTGATATGTTCATTGTGAGACATTCTTCAAGTGGTGCACCTTTTTTCCTTGCAAGAAATACAACAGCAAGTGTTATCAATGCAGGTGACGGAACTCACGAACACCCTACACAGGGACTACTTGATATTTTTACAATGAGAAAACATAAAGGTGACTTAAAAGGCAAAAAGGTTCTTATAATTGGTGATATACTTCATTCAAGGGTAGCAAGGTCAAATATTTTTGGTCTTTTAAAACTTGGTGCTGAAGTCTATCTTGCAGGTCCAAAACCTCTTGTTCCTGATGAATTTGAAATTTTAGGAGCAAAAATTATAAAAAATATTGATAAACATCTTGGAGAAATGGATGTAATAATGGGCTTAAGAGTTCAGAAGGAAAGAGGTGGAGCAAATTATTTGCCTTCTTTTGAAGACTATAGAAGGTCATACGGAATAACAATTGAAAGATTAAAACTTTTAAAAGAAGATTCAATAATAATGCATCCAGGCCCTGTAAATTGGGGAGTAGAAATGGATTATGAAGTCCTTAAGGATAAAAGATGTGTAATACTGGAACAGGTAACAAATGGAGTTGCTGTTAGAATGGCAGTTCTCTTTTATTTACTCGGACACGGAGAACTGGAAGAAAAATAA
- the thiI gene encoding tRNA uracil 4-sulfurtransferase ThiI has protein sequence MIILLKFSELFTKTKRIRKRFINILRKNIEDAFKKENFEGKIFLKWDKIVIEAEGYKDFFERIFGIRKIILAEKIKFKDLKDLKKKVKKIFAEKVKNKTFGVRVKRKGVHNFNSLEAEREIGKELVEIGGKVNLDNPDIWVKLEIENNDAFIVEKEVEGKDGFPLGTQGKVLCLVSGGFDSIVAAYLMAKRGADLSFLFFNLGGFSHLKEVTRLINYFWKNFLFGINPELFICDLRPVVENIREVIPSSYWGIVLKRKMFEIAEKVAKEKGIKAIVTGESLGQVSSQTLESLYVIDSILKDVMCLRPLIGFNKEEIINISKKIGTYEISEKVKEYCAIVPYKPVTKFELQKVIDLEIFLEPKFIDVVVKSKITLREPFIIEEEDIEIDKVLAGSIKVDIRDNSGKIGIPFEADLKIPLNKIDNYEFEREKVYIFFCNHGLFSQEVALRLRRKGIKAYAFRGGILKYNQLYMSNM, from the coding sequence ATGATTATTCTTCTTAAATTTTCCGAGCTTTTTACTAAAACTAAAAGAATAAGAAAAAGATTTATTAATATTTTGAGGAAAAATATAGAGGATGCTTTTAAAAAAGAAAATTTTGAAGGAAAAATTTTTTTGAAATGGGATAAAATAGTTATAGAAGCTGAAGGGTATAAGGATTTTTTTGAAAGAATTTTCGGCATAAGGAAGATAATTTTAGCAGAAAAAATAAAATTCAAGGATTTGAAGGATTTAAAGAAAAAAGTTAAGAAAATTTTTGCCGAAAAAGTTAAAAATAAAACCTTTGGAGTAAGGGTTAAGAGAAAAGGAGTCCATAATTTTAATTCCCTTGAGGCAGAAAGGGAAATAGGAAAAGAGCTTGTTGAAATAGGAGGTAAGGTAAATCTTGATAATCCAGATATATGGGTTAAATTGGAAATTGAAAATAACGATGCTTTTATTGTTGAAAAAGAAGTTGAAGGAAAAGATGGCTTTCCACTTGGAACTCAAGGAAAAGTTTTGTGTCTCGTTTCAGGTGGTTTTGATTCTATTGTGGCGGCTTATTTAATGGCAAAAAGAGGTGCAGATTTATCCTTTTTATTTTTTAATCTCGGTGGTTTTTCCCATTTAAAAGAGGTAACAAGACTAATAAATTATTTCTGGAAAAATTTTCTTTTTGGAATAAATCCCGAGCTTTTTATATGTGATTTGAGACCTGTTGTGGAAAATATAAGGGAAGTTATTCCATCTTCTTACTGGGGAATAGTGCTAAAAAGAAAAATGTTTGAAATTGCTGAAAAAGTAGCAAAAGAAAAGGGAATTAAGGCAATAGTAACAGGTGAGTCTTTGGGACAAGTTTCTTCGCAGACTCTTGAATCGCTTTATGTTATTGATAGTATTTTAAAAGATGTTATGTGTCTAAGACCTCTTATAGGTTTTAACAAAGAAGAAATAATAAATATTTCAAAGAAAATTGGAACTTATGAAATTTCTGAAAAGGTAAAGGAATATTGTGCCATTGTTCCATATAAACCTGTTACAAAATTTGAACTACAAAAGGTAATAGATTTAGAAATTTTTCTTGAACCTAAATTTATAGATGTTGTAGTAAAAAGTAAAATAACTCTCAGGGAACCATTTATTATAGAGGAAGAAGATATAGAAATAGATAAAGTTTTAGCGGGTTCTATTAAGGTTGATATAAGGGACAATTCAGGAAAAATTGGAATTCCTTTTGAGGCAGATTTAAAAATTCCTTTAAACAAAATAGATAATTATGAATTTGAAAGGGAAAAAGTTTATATTTTCTTTTGTAATCACGGTTTATTTTCTCAGGAAGTTGCTTTGAGACTGAGAAGAAAAGGTATAAAAGCTTATGCTTTTAGAGGTGGAATATTAAAATATAATCAACTTTATATGTCTAATATGTAA
- a CDS encoding T9SS type A sorting domain-containing protein, whose amino-acid sequence MREISQKIDLNNIPPNNARRILKDGFGNIYFLYSKNDSVYDYILNKNQKLFIGKGKNPAISQDEFKNLYCIFSYNDTTFLEELRFSKFNGNKWENPLTIFKNEGTYYWGIGAPCFEIFNNTGYLTWETKWGPTHHPPPGYYLTDIRIWGGNLLMLGKFDLRNLHSFNIFFTHFVNTLKGIKGDTTWPPRETLRVHPKTFYDSIVPLLISPSLTVDYSNRIHLLWEGANDILRYYCLSPDTIKHLITLKEPGKAIYFDPYITKSNSFINLVYVKNREGEGSKVLSRYTFQGFNVLSNPKEVYSLEAFNLFQPFIDKNYITFVKNEGSLNYLVYGENVAPFDENILFSYYSILSPQFLSDGKYLHFVFYAGDSLYRIYYIKVELQEEPPIISLDFGNKTPDITNVYREGYISFGPEYYKNVDYGDSLIYEIPLVLEGKFKIRFEGYSGREVDEKIYVNNIPLGVWHIEANEYSVFEKRIPERAVTDLLRIKVKRQGRDGKAVLGALKVYVWKEGEGGPQDIDVENKMQFDVSFPTLLKENSFLLIVPEKGFVKICIYDISGRKRFDLKKVFDKGFHSVSIPELSKGIYFIKAEYNNEKKIKKILRIK is encoded by the coding sequence ATGAGGGAAATTTCTCAAAAAATAGACCTTAATAATATTCCACCAAATAATGCAAGGAGAATTTTAAAGGATGGGTTTGGAAATATTTATTTTCTTTATTCTAAGAATGATTCTGTATACGATTATATTTTGAATAAAAATCAGAAATTATTCATAGGGAAAGGTAAAAATCCTGCAATTTCACAGGATGAGTTTAAAAATCTATACTGCATCTTTTCTTATAATGATACAACATTTCTTGAGGAATTGAGATTTTCTAAATTTAATGGTAATAAGTGGGAAAATCCTTTAACAATTTTTAAAAATGAGGGAACATATTATTGGGGTATTGGTGCTCCTTGTTTTGAGATTTTTAATAACACAGGATATTTAACATGGGAGACAAAATGGGGACCTACTCATCATCCTCCTCCAGGATATTATTTAACTGATATAAGAATATGGGGAGGAAATCTTTTAATGCTTGGAAAATTTGATTTAAGGAACCTCCATAGTTTTAATATATTTTTCACTCATTTTGTAAATACCTTAAAAGGGATTAAGGGAGATACCACCTGGCCTCCGAGGGAGACTCTCAGGGTTCATCCTAAAACCTTCTATGATTCCATTGTTCCTCTTTTAATATCGCCATCTTTAACTGTTGATTATTCAAATAGAATTCATCTTTTATGGGAGGGAGCAAATGATATATTAAGGTATTATTGTCTTTCACCAGATACAATTAAGCACCTTATTACATTAAAAGAGCCTGGCAAAGCTATTTATTTTGATCCATATATTACAAAATCAAATTCATTTATTAATCTTGTTTATGTTAAAAACAGGGAAGGGGAAGGTTCAAAGGTTTTATCAAGGTATACATTTCAGGGATTTAATGTTCTTTCAAATCCAAAGGAAGTTTATTCATTAGAAGCTTTTAATTTATTTCAACCTTTTATTGATAAAAATTATATAACATTTGTGAAGAATGAAGGTTCATTGAATTATCTTGTGTATGGTGAAAATGTAGCACCTTTTGATGAGAATATTCTTTTTTCCTATTATTCTATTCTTTCACCGCAATTTTTATCAGATGGTAAATATCTTCATTTTGTTTTTTATGCGGGTGATTCTTTGTATAGGATTTATTATATAAAGGTTGAGCTTCAAGAGGAGCCTCCGATTATTTCCCTTGATTTTGGAAATAAAACGCCTGATATAACAAATGTTTACAGGGAAGGTTATATTTCTTTTGGGCCGGAGTATTATAAGAATGTTGATTATGGGGATTCGCTTATATATGAAATTCCACTTGTTTTAGAGGGTAAGTTTAAGATAAGGTTTGAAGGTTATTCTGGTAGGGAAGTAGATGAAAAAATTTATGTTAATAATATACCTCTTGGAGTCTGGCATATTGAGGCAAATGAGTATTCTGTTTTTGAGAAAAGGATTCCTGAGAGAGCTGTGACTGATTTATTGAGAATAAAGGTTAAAAGACAGGGGCGTGATGGAAAAGCAGTTCTTGGTGCATTGAAAGTTTATGTATGGAAGGAAGGGGAGGGAGGTCCGCAGGATATTGATGTGGAGAACAAAATGCAGTTTGATGTCAGCTTTCCGACATTGCTGAAAGAAAATTCATTTTTACTTATTGTTCCAGAAAAAGGATTTGTTAAAATATGTATCTATGATATAAGTGGTAGAAAAAGGTTTGATTTAAAAAAGGTTTTTGATAAAGGATTTCACAGTGTTTCTATTCCTGAACTTTCAAAAGGTATTTATTTTATAAAGGCTGAATACAATAATGAAAAGAAAATAAAAAAGATTTTGAGGATAAAATAG
- a CDS encoding M36 family metallopeptidase, protein MKGKIGCIVKWFIVVYLSFPLYGKRAPDRPQWLVEKLRQFKLEKEEVSHFGNKSFYSDGRLRSWDMIDESVAPGSPEDIAKNFLLKHIREFGLKSDLSDIKLLKVEEFMKDIYRVDFLQTYKGIPVYEGGLHVIVEKNGKIRSAFSGYRVIKEDLDLSINISKESAIQTVINFLQIQGEITYGPVAELMIFPYKGQKLVYRVEIHTDFPLGGWEAFVDAKNGEIILLGDKFVYANGSGYIFNPDPITSAHTNYGGDFVDNNDNTNSSLDAQRFLITLKDIYKDDNTYYLKGPYVRIKNLGGYDDPIYSSNDGTFFYNRYDQAFEAVMVYYHIDNFQRYLQSLGFYYHLDTIYVDPHGTYSDNSRYDESLDAIYFGEGGVDDAEDADVIIHEYGHAIEERAMGGFNYYYSEAGALSEGYSDYMAGSYSAQINFYQKDWVFNWDGHNEFWQGRVLNSTKHYPEDMVYEPHKDGEIWSACLWKIFEQYGSGITDRIVMYSLWNLWSGSDFKDAAKKVLDADYWLYWGEHMNFIRNVFYNRGILRPPTVTVTFPNGGETFVQGSIERIKWYIEDFDGLTNSIELYYYYNNNYYFITEIFNPTQTYYDWLVPNISSPNIVKIKVVLKDKADNVLAEDMSNNPFTIVPQPPTNITYPNGGEILFVGSNVQITWNNSDPNNVISYVKLYYSVNGGANYTQINGNIQNTGSYTWVVPNIQTKQGKIKIEAYNIRNVLIKKDESDGTFWIVIPPQVQLIWPNNPYISIEEGKTYYIKFIGEAQNGIKIADAEFSHDGGQTWTDLPVEKYYYPSPTYIRDSLRWNVTQSPTRNGRIKAILTDTNGIKAYDISDYDFVLKPATPTGISAAIVEIDICSNVKIIISWNDNSQYEDSYILEYKMDNMDWQSILLPPNRRKDTLLGEYYHNYYFRVRCKKGDIYSDYSNTVSVSPRIPDPSNLTLETSYPWNNVKVSFMDNSKCEDKFLIKRKEIISGTEYTFEIPGDLDINENEVFFDNVSPFKDYEYKVYGVYGSKNTSILCDTVTTSPIFSGTTGDYYSHNIQRANNGTLHMAYKYDKGDSLFVIHGFSNDEGLSWNIQRIFKRDRTLNREIKDVSIVLSSDGKPIIVFVEDEVYFGNRSRLWYFHKIGNSWYSSKLDTIHLTKDARVMEPSVLMKNDTVHIIYGKMINPQGTPIDSLYYSKFYYLTPSSFSSAKEFIDIFQNIYISNRGSFVFYKDTLHLVVQEKREENRIVKHYKRKNRGVWVIVESFVPQEDDPALSVLGDNLLLFTNTSNGIKVYLLNEYWYWEDVTYIPQKKMDYVYLGGINTYIFCEDFNGRGYLLRFFKGSSGIGYGVRVISAYGKEKGFHGVIWRGGLIEKVNI, encoded by the coding sequence ATGAAAGGAAAAATTGGATGTATAGTGAAGTGGTTCATTGTCGTATATCTTTCTTTTCCCTTATACGGGAAAAGGGCACCTGACCGTCCACAATGGCTTGTGGAAAAATTAAGGCAGTTTAAACTTGAAAAGGAAGAAGTGAGTCATTTTGGAAACAAAAGTTTTTATAGTGACGGAAGACTTAGATCATGGGATATGATAGATGAATCAGTGGCTCCCGGTTCACCAGAAGATATAGCTAAAAACTTTTTACTTAAGCATATCCGTGAATTTGGTCTTAAAAGTGATTTATCTGATATAAAGCTTTTAAAGGTGGAAGAGTTTATGAAAGATATATATAGAGTTGATTTTTTACAAACTTACAAAGGAATACCAGTATATGAGGGTGGTCTTCATGTAATTGTAGAGAAAAATGGTAAAATACGTTCTGCTTTTTCTGGATATCGTGTTATAAAGGAAGATTTAGATTTATCTATAAATATTTCAAAGGAGTCTGCAATTCAAACAGTGATAAACTTTTTGCAGATTCAGGGAGAGATAACTTATGGTCCTGTTGCTGAATTAATGATTTTCCCTTATAAAGGTCAAAAGCTTGTGTATAGAGTTGAAATTCACACTGATTTCCCCCTTGGTGGCTGGGAGGCTTTTGTTGATGCTAAGAATGGTGAGATAATTCTTCTTGGAGATAAATTTGTCTATGCAAATGGTTCAGGATACATATTTAATCCTGACCCTATCACATCAGCGCACACCAATTATGGTGGTGATTTTGTGGATAATAATGATAATACAAATTCTTCTCTTGATGCGCAGAGATTTTTAATAACATTGAAGGATATATATAAAGATGATAATACCTATTACCTCAAAGGTCCTTATGTTCGTATCAAAAATTTAGGTGGATATGATGACCCCATTTATTCTTCTAATGATGGGACATTTTTCTATAACAGATATGATCAGGCATTCGAAGCAGTGATGGTTTATTATCATATTGACAATTTTCAGAGGTATTTGCAATCCTTGGGGTTTTATTATCATCTCGATACTATTTATGTTGATCCTCATGGAACTTATAGTGATAATTCCCGGTATGATGAAAGTCTTGATGCAATTTATTTTGGGGAAGGTGGTGTAGATGATGCAGAGGATGCTGATGTAATTATTCATGAATATGGTCATGCTATTGAGGAGCGTGCGATGGGTGGATTTAATTACTATTATTCTGAAGCAGGGGCACTTTCAGAAGGATACAGTGATTATATGGCAGGGAGTTATTCAGCACAAATTAATTTTTATCAAAAGGATTGGGTTTTTAACTGGGATGGTCATAACGAATTCTGGCAAGGGAGAGTGCTTAATAGCACAAAACATTATCCTGAGGATATGGTGTATGAGCCTCATAAGGATGGTGAAATATGGTCTGCCTGTTTGTGGAAAATCTTTGAGCAATATGGTAGCGGAATAACAGATCGAATTGTAATGTATAGTTTATGGAATCTCTGGAGTGGTTCAGATTTTAAAGATGCTGCAAAGAAAGTTTTGGATGCAGATTATTGGCTATATTGGGGAGAACATATGAACTTTATAAGAAATGTTTTTTATAATAGAGGGATCTTAAGACCACCAACAGTTACAGTAACATTTCCAAATGGAGGAGAAACTTTTGTTCAGGGTTCGATAGAGAGAATTAAGTGGTATATTGAGGATTTTGATGGTCTTACTAATTCTATTGAATTATACTATTACTATAATAATAACTATTATTTTATAACTGAAATATTTAATCCAACTCAAACTTATTACGATTGGCTTGTTCCTAATATAAGTAGTCCTAATATTGTTAAAATTAAAGTTGTTCTCAAGGATAAGGCAGATAATGTATTAGCTGAGGATATGAGTAACAATCCATTCACAATTGTTCCTCAACCTCCAACTAATATAACTTATCCCAATGGCGGTGAAATATTGTTTGTTGGCAGTAATGTTCAAATTACATGGAATAATTCTGACCCGAATAATGTGATAAGTTATGTGAAGCTTTATTATTCAGTAAATGGTGGTGCAAACTATACACAGATTAACGGAAATATTCAGAATACAGGAAGTTATACCTGGGTTGTTCCAAATATCCAAACAAAACAAGGGAAAATAAAGATAGAGGCTTATAATATTAGAAATGTATTGATAAAAAAAGATGAAAGTGATGGAACCTTCTGGATTGTGATTCCTCCTCAGGTTCAACTCATCTGGCCAAATAATCCTTATATATCAATTGAAGAGGGAAAAACATATTATATCAAATTCATTGGAGAAGCACAGAATGGAATAAAAATTGCGGATGCAGAGTTTTCTCATGATGGTGGTCAAACATGGACAGATTTGCCAGTTGAAAAATATTATTACCCTTCTCCTACTTATATTAGGGATTCTCTAAGGTGGAATGTTACCCAATCACCTACCCGTAATGGGAGAATAAAAGCAATCTTAACTGATACAAATGGTATAAAAGCTTATGACATTTCGGATTATGATTTTGTTTTGAAACCTGCTACTCCCACCGGAATTAGTGCGGCAATTGTAGAGATTGATATCTGTTCGAATGTAAAAATAATTATTTCCTGGAATGATAACTCTCAATATGAGGATAGTTATATTCTTGAATATAAAATGGATAATATGGACTGGCAATCTATCTTACTTCCTCCGAATAGAAGAAAAGACACACTATTGGGAGAATACTATCATAATTACTACTTCCGTGTAAGATGTAAAAAAGGTGATATTTATTCTGATTATTCAAATACAGTTAGTGTTTCTCCAAGAATTCCTGACCCTTCAAATTTAACACTTGAAACTTCTTATCCATGGAACAATGTAAAGGTAAGTTTTATGGATAATTCTAAATGTGAGGATAAATTTTTAATAAAAAGAAAAGAGATTATAAGTGGGACTGAATATACATTTGAAATTCCTGGTGATTTAGATATTAATGAAAATGAAGTATTTTTTGATAATGTTTCACCTTTTAAAGATTATGAATATAAGGTTTATGGGGTTTATGGATCAAAAAATACTTCTATTCTCTGTGATACAGTAACAACTTCTCCAATATTTAGTGGAACAACAGGTGATTATTACAGTCATAACATACAGAGGGCAAATAATGGGACACTTCATATGGCATATAAGTATGATAAAGGGGATTCACTTTTTGTTATTCATGGTTTCAGTAATGATGAAGGGCTTTCATGGAATATTCAGAGAATTTTTAAAAGAGATAGAACCCTTAATCGTGAAATTAAAGATGTATCAATAGTTTTATCCTCAGATGGAAAACCTATCATAGTTTTTGTTGAAGATGAAGTTTATTTTGGAAATAGATCACGCTTATGGTATTTTCATAAAATTGGAAATTCATGGTATTCAAGTAAATTGGACACAATCCACCTTACAAAAGATGCGAGAGTTATGGAACCATCTGTTTTAATGAAAAATGATACAGTCCATATTATATATGGGAAAATGATAAATCCCCAGGGGACTCCTATTGATTCCTTATATTACTCAAAATTTTATTATTTAACACCTTCTTCATTTTCTTCTGCAAAGGAATTTATAGATATATTTCAAAACATTTATATTTCAAACAGGGGTTCGTTTGTTTTTTATAAGGATACATTACATCTTGTGGTTCAGGAAAAGAGGGAGGAGAATAGGATAGTTAAACATTATAAAAGAAAAAATAGGGGAGTATGGGTTATTGTTGAAAGTTTTGTTCCGCAGGAGGATGATCCTGCTTTAAGTGTGTTAGGAGATAATTTATTACTTTTTACAAATACTAGTAATGGGATTAAAGTGTATTTACTGAATGAATATTGGTATTGGGAAGATGTTACTTATATACCTCAGAAGAAGATGGATTATGTTTATTTAGGGGGAATAAATACTTATATTTTCTGTGAGGATTTTAATGGAAGAGGTTACTTATTAAGATTTTTTAAAGGATCATCAGGAATTGGATATGGAGTAAGGGTTATCTCTGCTTATGGGAAGGAGAAAGGATTTCATGGTGTTATTTGGAGGGGAGGGTTAATTGAAAAGGTGAATATTTGA
- a CDS encoding GTPase: MPANLTPEYLAAEKKYREAKTLEEKLLALKEMWATLPKHKGTDKLQADIKRRISQIKKEIEEEKQRRKRGAPSFLFPEKEGAGQVVLFGKPNSGKSSILKFLTNANPEIAPYPFTTVLPVVGMMPYEDIQIQIVDLPPFLISKYQWWQREIVRNADSIMAVLDGSKDDLIDDFLELKEILNEIKIEFSEKDEYSFEGIIKKRGFFVVNKIDTEGGGERFKILKESFPKEVILPFSSLTGFGLEDLKREIFKSLKIIRIYTKEPGKEPDMKDPMILEEGSSVMDAAEELHKDFAKNLKYARVWGSSKFPGQRVERNYILKDKDIVEFHI; this comes from the coding sequence ATGCCTGCGAATTTAACTCCTGAATATCTTGCTGCAGAAAAAAAATATAGGGAAGCAAAGACCCTTGAAGAAAAGCTCTTAGCTTTGAAAGAAATGTGGGCAACTCTGCCAAAACACAAAGGAACTGATAAACTGCAGGCTGATATCAAAAGAAGAATATCCCAGATTAAGAAAGAAATAGAAGAGGAAAAACAAAGGAGAAAAAGAGGCGCACCTTCTTTTCTTTTCCCTGAAAAAGAAGGAGCAGGACAAGTTGTTTTATTTGGGAAACCAAACTCTGGAAAATCCTCAATTCTTAAATTCTTAACAAATGCAAATCCAGAAATAGCACCTTATCCTTTTACAACAGTTTTACCTGTAGTTGGAATGATGCCTTATGAGGATATTCAAATACAGATTGTAGATTTACCACCCTTTTTGATCTCAAAGTATCAATGGTGGCAGAGAGAGATTGTAAGAAATGCTGATTCTATTATGGCTGTTCTTGATGGTTCAAAGGATGACCTTATTGATGATTTTTTAGAGTTAAAAGAAATTCTCAATGAGATTAAAATTGAATTTTCAGAGAAAGATGAATACTCTTTTGAGGGAATTATTAAAAAAAGAGGCTTTTTTGTAGTTAATAAAATTGATACAGAAGGAGGAGGGGAGAGATTTAAAATTTTGAAAGAAAGTTTTCCAAAAGAAGTAATTTTACCCTTTTCATCTTTGACTGGTTTTGGTTTAGAGGATTTAAAAAGAGAAATTTTTAAATCATTGAAAATAATAAGAATTTATACAAAGGAACCAGGAAAAGAGCCTGATATGAAAGATCCAATGATACTTGAAGAAGGTAGTTCAGTAATGGATGCTGCAGAGGAGTTACATAAGGATTTTGCCAAAAATTTGAAATATGCGAGGGTGTGGGGTTCTTCAAAATTTCCTGGTCAGAGGGTGGAAAGAAATTATATACTTAAAGATAAAGATATTGTGGAATTTCATATTTAA